A single Phoenix dactylifera cultivar Barhee BC4 chromosome 1, palm_55x_up_171113_PBpolish2nd_filt_p, whole genome shotgun sequence DNA region contains:
- the LOC120104185 gene encoding putative late blight resistance protein homolog R1A-3 — MDDVWEVLVWERICQVFPNRNNGSRVLLTTRNIEVAKSIDPSIDPYELHVLEDAETSWQLFRRKVSPNQDIPGELQGVGQNLAKKRSGLPLALIVLEGFTSSEFERD; from the coding sequence ATGGATGACGTATGGGAAGTTCTGGTGTGGGAAAGAATATGCCAAGTCTTTCCTAATAGAAACAATGGAAGTAGAGTACTCCTTACTACCCGTAATATTGAAGTTGCAAAGTCTATCGACCCATCTATTGATCCATATGAATTGCATGTTCTAGAAGATGCAGAGACTAGTTGGCAACTTTTTCGCAGGAAGGTTTCTCCAAATCAAGATATCCCCGGCGAGTTACAAGGTGTGGGTCAGAACCTTGCAAAGAAGCGCAGCGGTCTACCTCTTGCGTTGATTGTGCTAGAAGGATTTACGTCGAGCGAGTTTGAGAGAGATTAG